In one window of Micromonospora cathayae DNA:
- a CDS encoding metal-sensitive transcriptional regulator: MRMRPEMTGEALTRLKRARGQLNAVIEMMENGQDCREALIQLAAVSKAIDRAGFKIIASGMRHCSGARDRGEQPEMTEEELEKLFLALA; encoded by the coding sequence ATGAGGATGCGTCCGGAGATGACCGGCGAGGCGTTGACCCGGCTGAAGCGAGCGCGTGGGCAGCTCAACGCGGTCATCGAGATGATGGAGAACGGCCAGGACTGCCGGGAGGCGCTGATCCAGCTCGCCGCGGTGTCGAAGGCGATCGACCGGGCCGGCTTCAAGATCATCGCTTCCGGCATGCGGCACTGCTCCGGGGCCCGCGACCGCGGCGAGCAGCCGGAGATGACCGAGGAGGAGCTGGAG
- a CDS encoding N-acetylmuramoyl-L-alanine amidase, giving the protein MIGNSPARRRTLLAAAAGLVVAPWAAAGTAHAAVPKIYLDPGHGGTDPGAVGNGLSEKNLTLSIALQTRDILRANWNVDVRMSRTSDITRSLTYRTDDANAWGATIFVSIHINSGGGTGFESYRYTSTSSNTVALHNAIHSRVLAGMRSVASVTDRGTKTANFHVLRATAMPAVLTENLFIDTVSNANLLKQASFITATARGHANGIASYLGL; this is encoded by the coding sequence ATGATCGGTAACTCCCCGGCGCGTCGCCGCACCCTGCTGGCCGCCGCCGCCGGCCTCGTCGTGGCCCCCTGGGCGGCGGCCGGCACCGCGCACGCGGCGGTCCCCAAGATCTACCTCGACCCCGGGCACGGGGGCACCGACCCCGGTGCGGTCGGCAACGGCCTCTCCGAGAAGAACCTCACCCTCAGCATCGCGTTGCAGACCCGGGACATCCTGCGGGCCAACTGGAACGTCGACGTACGGATGTCCCGGACCAGCGACATCACCCGCAGCCTCACGTACCGCACCGACGACGCCAACGCCTGGGGCGCGACGATCTTCGTCAGCATCCACATCAACTCCGGCGGCGGCACCGGCTTCGAGAGCTACCGGTACACCAGCACCAGCAGCAACACCGTCGCCCTGCACAACGCGATCCACTCCCGGGTCCTGGCGGGCATGCGCTCCGTCGCCTCGGTCACCGACCGCGGCACGAAGACCGCCAACTTCCACGTGCTGCGCGCCACCGCCATGCCCGCGGTGCTGACCGAGAACCTCTTCATCGACACGGTCTCCAACGCGAACCTGCTCAAGCAGGCGTCCTTCATCACCGCCACCGCCCGTGGCCACGCCAACGGCATCGCCAGCTACCTCGGTCTGTGA
- a CDS encoding helix-turn-helix domain-containing protein produces the protein MSHEIAAERLLVAADRADPERAARLVFQAFVALSRTADSHQMLPLLARVRAAREADRSARTELIYRTLAGTAATRARLAEGPAHLDTAVRLFDANAFGDDPVLVECALTAVMTLMRPDEARRFAPLVAALDLAPADRARLLALIGVGDAWAGNLVRGQAELREAARLAALSGTLDVQAEATSWLAKCDALRGDLDQAAVHLDRARALAARVGSAWVARHLPECTAALAFARGDRETWAGLLELVVATDTGVTAGLQYEHRWELATHHALTGRPEVAADLLAGVDDPPASWPGGSVLPAWRSWILDPDAPTTVATLTAALTALTRPAEQLLAARIAWLLGVHHGRAGRRGNAARLLEQACAGYARTGAGGMLALVVRDLRLLAGPPATTGTADPPSTATTAGPPGTAAIAGPPGTAGPQAATTPAAGPPATAPTAGVHRTAPVAGPAAGGTGPVGRSATVDARPGFAGPTGRPVLTGAEARVAATIADGLSNREAAQRLFVSVKTIEFHLGNIFRKLGVRNRTELAARRVAAGWSGSDGSSGPPSATSPTTVGTGHRPR, from the coding sequence GTGTCCCACGAGATAGCGGCCGAGCGCCTGCTGGTCGCCGCCGACCGCGCCGACCCGGAGCGGGCCGCGCGCCTGGTCTTCCAGGCGTTCGTCGCGCTGTCCCGCACCGCCGACAGCCACCAGATGCTGCCGCTGCTGGCCCGCGTGCGGGCGGCCCGCGAGGCGGACCGGTCGGCCCGGACCGAGCTGATCTACCGGACCCTGGCGGGGACCGCGGCCACCCGGGCCCGGCTCGCCGAGGGGCCGGCACACCTCGACACCGCGGTACGGCTCTTCGACGCGAACGCCTTCGGTGACGATCCGGTGCTGGTCGAGTGCGCGTTGACCGCGGTGATGACCCTGATGCGTCCGGACGAGGCGCGGCGGTTCGCCCCGCTGGTCGCGGCTCTCGATCTCGCGCCGGCGGACCGGGCCCGGCTGCTGGCGTTGATCGGCGTCGGCGACGCGTGGGCCGGCAACCTGGTCCGGGGGCAGGCGGAACTACGGGAGGCGGCGCGGCTCGCCGCGCTCTCCGGCACCCTCGACGTGCAGGCCGAGGCGACGTCCTGGTTAGCCAAGTGCGACGCGCTGCGCGGTGACCTGGACCAGGCCGCCGTCCACCTCGACCGGGCCCGTGCGCTGGCCGCCCGGGTCGGGTCGGCCTGGGTGGCCCGGCACCTGCCCGAGTGCACGGCCGCGTTGGCGTTCGCCCGGGGTGACCGGGAGACCTGGGCCGGCCTGCTCGAACTGGTGGTGGCCACGGACACCGGCGTGACCGCCGGGCTGCAGTACGAGCACCGCTGGGAGCTGGCCACCCATCATGCCCTGACCGGCCGTCCGGAAGTGGCCGCCGATCTGCTCGCCGGGGTCGACGATCCGCCCGCCTCGTGGCCGGGCGGGTCGGTGCTGCCGGCGTGGCGGTCCTGGATCCTCGACCCGGACGCGCCGACGACGGTGGCGACGCTGACGGCCGCGCTCACCGCGCTGACCCGGCCCGCCGAGCAGCTACTGGCCGCCCGGATCGCCTGGTTGCTCGGCGTGCACCACGGGCGGGCCGGCCGGCGGGGCAACGCGGCCCGGTTGTTGGAGCAGGCGTGCGCGGGGTACGCCCGCACCGGGGCCGGCGGCATGCTCGCCCTGGTGGTGCGCGACCTGCGGCTACTCGCCGGCCCGCCGGCCACCACCGGCACCGCCGACCCGCCGAGCACCGCTACCACCGCCGGCCCGCCAGGCACCGCTGCCATCGCCGGCCCGCCCGGCACCGCCGGCCCGCAGGCTGCCACCACCCCCGCCGCCGGTCCGCCGGCCACCGCCCCCACCGCCGGCGTGCACCGCACCGCGCCGGTCGCCGGGCCGGCAGCCGGTGGGACGGGCCCGGTCGGCCGGTCGGCGACCGTCGACGCGAGGCCCGGGTTCGCGGGCCCGACCGGCCGACCGGTGCTGACCGGGGCCGAGGCGCGGGTCGCCGCCACGATCGCCGACGGGCTCAGCAACCGGGAGGCGGCCCAGCGGCTGTTCGTCTCGGTCAAGACGATCGAGTTCCACCTCGGCAACATCTTCCGCAAACTCGGGGTACGGAACCGCACCGAACTGGCCGCCCGACGGGTCGCCGCCGGCTGGAGCGGGTCCGACGGGTCGTCGGGGCCGCCGTCGGCGACGTCCCCGACGACGGTCGGGACCGGTCACAGACCGAGGTAG
- a CDS encoding putative ATP-grasp target RiPP, with protein MKRRTVQIDTIPADGIELADEQLARMLGGLPRPGAGSSKTIDDIPGGGRPDTDTDF; from the coding sequence ATGAAGCGCAGGACCGTACAGATCGACACCATTCCCGCCGACGGGATCGAACTGGCCGACGAGCAGCTCGCCCGGATGCTCGGCGGCCTGCCGCGTCCCGGCGCCGGCTCGTCGAAGACCATCGACGACATTCCCGGCGGGGGACGACCGGACACCGACACCGACTTCTGA